A window of Syngnathoides biaculeatus isolate LvHL_M chromosome 9, ASM1980259v1, whole genome shotgun sequence contains these coding sequences:
- the LOC133506208 gene encoding uncharacterized protein LOC133506208: MAKLSITDVLKEHQIHFLMWNQQRPAVQTCLHHGPCKTLEDLSRMCTVTQEEVVTVPQPPHVPVQKEVVMPPSHVPVQEVATVPQLSNVPVLEEEVVMPPSHGPVQEVATVPQPPHVAVQEVAMGPLPSHVPVQEEVVMPLPPPSHVPVQEEVAMSPPPSHVPVQEYQRRPARSRPTPLSRRRQELRSSVEPPLSWRDFRMAVMVVVMAWVLLSIILFTPDVSQLLHDLALLVTNPRLPPDQASVATNPWSSRNHGVGGFHVY; encoded by the exons ATGGCCAAGTTAAGCATCACTGATGTCTTGAAGGaacatcaaatacattttctaatgTGGAACCAACAGAGGCCTGCAGTGCAAACCTGTCTCCATCATGGTCCCTGTAAGACCTTAGAAGACTTGTCCCGCATGTGCACTGTAACTCAG gaggaggtggtgacggttccccagccgcctcacgttcctgttcagaaggaggtggtgatgccgccttctcacgttcctgtccaggaggtggcaacggtcCCCCAGCTGTCTAACGTTCCCGTCCTCGAGgaagaggtggtgatgccgccttctcacggtcctgtccaggaggtggcgacggttccccagccgcctcatgttgccgtccaggaggtggcgatggggccgctgccttctcacgttcccgtccaggaggaggtggtgatgccgctgccgccgccatctcacgttcctgtccaggaggaggtcgctatgtcgccgccgccttctcacgttcctgtccaggagtaccagcggcgaccggcccgcagcCGTCcaacgcccctgtctcgacggcgacaggagctgaggagttctgttgagccacccctgagctggagagacttcaggatggctgtgatggtggtggtcatggcttgggtccttctctccatcatcctcttcactCCTGATGTCTCCCAgctgcttcatgacctggccttgttggtgaccaatccacggctgcctcctgaccaagcctcggtggcgaccaatccctggtcgtctcgcaaccacggcgtgggaggatTTCACGTTTACTGA